From a region of the Azospirillum formosense genome:
- a CDS encoding Tim44/TimA family putative adaptor protein, which translates to MGDGFVFVEILIFAMIAAFLVYRLRSVLGRRTGEERQRPNPFTARPNNQPDNVVAMPNRERPLPNAAPSPDEPVSLATALEQIKAADPSFDEKYFLQGARGAFQMIVEAFAKGDTATLRPLLSDEVYDNFARAVRERQAAGETLETRIETITDADVVEARMDGRTALVTVKFVSEQMNVVRNSAGAVVDGDPNAVVEAVDIWTFARNTRASDPNWALVETRTPQ; encoded by the coding sequence ATGGGAGATGGGTTTGTGTTCGTCGAGATCCTGATCTTCGCGATGATCGCGGCGTTTCTCGTGTACCGGCTGCGCAGCGTGCTCGGCCGCCGCACCGGTGAGGAACGTCAGCGGCCGAACCCCTTCACGGCCCGCCCCAACAACCAGCCCGACAACGTGGTGGCGATGCCCAACCGCGAGCGGCCCCTGCCGAACGCCGCCCCGTCGCCGGACGAGCCCGTGTCGCTGGCCACCGCGCTGGAGCAGATCAAGGCCGCCGACCCCAGCTTCGACGAGAAGTATTTTCTTCAGGGCGCCCGCGGCGCCTTCCAGATGATCGTGGAGGCCTTTGCCAAGGGCGACACGGCCACCCTGCGCCCGCTGCTCTCGGACGAGGTCTACGACAACTTCGCCCGCGCGGTGCGCGAGCGCCAGGCGGCGGGCGAGACGCTGGAGACCCGCATCGAGACGATCACCGACGCCGACGTGGTGGAGGCCCGCATGGACGGCCGCACCGCCCTGGTCACGGTGAAGTTCGTGTCGGAGCAGATGAACGTCGTGCGCAACAGCGCCGGCGCGGTGGTGGACGGCGATCCCAACGCCGTGGTCGAGGCCGTGGACATCTGGACCTTCGCCCGCAACACCCGCGCCAGCGACCCGAACTGGGCGCTCGTCGAAACCCGCACCCCTCAATGA
- a CDS encoding murein transglycosylase A produces the protein MLSLPVVRLSAAAVLAAAFLIGCERKEEEAKAPPPPPPEKLVLTPVAFTALPGWSADRVAEAVPAFQRSCAKVKALAADRSIGPDGVGGKAADWQGPCAELARLPPGDDAAARAYFETWFTPYAAANNAERRGLFTGYYEVELKGSRTPDPAFPVPLYKRPADLVMVDLGEFADRWKGERIAGRVTAGRLKPFEDRAAIEAGALSGKGLELVWLQDPIATFFLHIQGSGRVSFPDGTETRVGYAAQNGHKYVAIGRELIDRGALKREEVSLQTIRAWLQANPGEAAALMNKNPSYVFFQELKGEGPNGAQNVALTPGRSLAIDSKFLPYGVPVWLDAEDPLDAQTRLRRLLIAQDTGGAIRGPVRGDVFWGHGPEAEAKAGVMKSAGEYYVLLPKTVAPAS, from the coding sequence ATGCTCTCTCTTCCGGTTGTTCGTCTCAGCGCCGCGGCAGTCCTTGCCGCGGCGTTTCTCATTGGCTGCGAGCGGAAGGAGGAGGAGGCCAAGGCGCCGCCGCCTCCGCCGCCCGAGAAGCTGGTCCTCACCCCGGTCGCCTTCACGGCGCTGCCCGGCTGGAGCGCCGACCGCGTGGCGGAGGCCGTTCCGGCCTTCCAGCGGTCCTGCGCGAAGGTCAAGGCGCTGGCCGCCGACCGTTCCATCGGCCCGGACGGGGTCGGCGGCAAGGCGGCGGACTGGCAGGGCCCTTGCGCCGAGCTGGCCAGGCTGCCGCCCGGCGACGACGCGGCGGCGCGGGCTTATTTCGAGACGTGGTTCACCCCCTACGCCGCGGCCAACAACGCCGAGCGGCGGGGCCTCTTCACCGGCTATTACGAGGTCGAGCTGAAGGGCAGCCGGACGCCGGACCCGGCCTTTCCGGTGCCGCTCTACAAGCGCCCCGCCGATCTGGTGATGGTCGATCTCGGCGAGTTCGCCGACCGCTGGAAGGGCGAGCGCATCGCCGGGCGCGTCACCGCCGGCCGGCTGAAGCCCTTCGAGGACCGTGCGGCCATCGAGGCCGGGGCGTTGAGCGGGAAGGGGCTGGAGCTGGTCTGGCTGCAGGACCCCATCGCCACCTTCTTCCTGCACATCCAGGGGTCGGGCCGCGTCAGCTTCCCCGACGGGACCGAGACGCGCGTCGGCTACGCCGCCCAGAACGGCCACAAATACGTCGCCATCGGGCGGGAGCTGATCGACCGCGGCGCCCTGAAGCGCGAGGAGGTGTCGCTCCAGACCATCCGCGCCTGGCTGCAGGCCAACCCCGGCGAGGCGGCGGCGCTGATGAACAAGAACCCGTCCTACGTCTTCTTCCAGGAGCTGAAGGGGGAAGGGCCGAACGGCGCCCAGAACGTCGCCCTGACGCCGGGGCGCAGCCTCGCCATCGATTCCAAGTTCCTTCCCTACGGCGTGCCGGTCTGGCTGGACGCCGAGGACCCGCTGGACGCCCAGACGCGGCTGCGCCGCCTGCTGATCGCCCAGGACACCGGCGGGGCCATCCGCGGCCCGGTCCGCGGCGACGTCTTCTGGGGTCACGGTCCGGAGGCGGAGGCCAAGGCCGGCGTGATGAAGAGCGCCGGGGAGTATTACGTCCTGCTGCCCAAGACGGTCGCTCCGGCGAGCTGA
- a CDS encoding DUF1206 domain-containing protein has product MTPLQRQIDRLNEIEGLARLGYAARGLVYLIVGWFAVTAAYGSNRPTDTKGALVELFQNPFGSVLLALTALGLAGYALWRIMQAVLDVDHVGTSPKGIVVRAGFVVAGVIHAGLAVFAIKLLAGQGGGRGDGEAAAHDWTAWLLAKPMGRVLVAAVGAAIIGAAVAHAVKAYKASFRRELDADPDTMKVICPIGRFGFAAKGLVFAVVGSFFLVAAWQSDSSESGGLLKALQFLQQQPYGPWLLGIVAAGLFAFGAFSVVQAVYCRIDGEAAERQIRAIV; this is encoded by the coding sequence ATGACCCCGCTGCAACGGCAAATCGACAGGCTCAACGAAATCGAAGGGTTGGCGCGGCTCGGCTACGCCGCGCGCGGCCTCGTCTATCTGATCGTCGGCTGGTTCGCCGTCACGGCGGCCTACGGCAGCAACCGGCCGACCGACACCAAGGGCGCCTTGGTCGAGCTGTTCCAGAATCCCTTCGGCTCGGTCCTGCTGGCGCTCACGGCGCTCGGGCTCGCCGGCTACGCGCTGTGGCGGATCATGCAGGCGGTGCTCGACGTCGATCACGTCGGGACCTCGCCCAAGGGGATCGTGGTCCGCGCCGGCTTCGTCGTCGCCGGGGTGATCCACGCCGGTCTGGCGGTCTTCGCCATCAAGCTGCTGGCCGGGCAAGGCGGCGGACGCGGCGACGGCGAGGCCGCGGCGCATGACTGGACGGCGTGGCTGCTCGCCAAGCCGATGGGCCGCGTCCTGGTCGCCGCGGTTGGGGCCGCCATCATCGGCGCCGCCGTCGCCCACGCCGTCAAGGCCTACAAGGCCAGCTTCCGCCGCGAGCTGGACGCCGACCCGGACACCATGAAGGTGATCTGCCCGATCGGCCGCTTCGGCTTCGCCGCCAAGGGTCTGGTCTTCGCGGTGGTCGGCAGCTTCTTCCTGGTGGCGGCGTGGCAGTCGGACTCGTCGGAGTCCGGCGGGCTGCTGAAGGCTCTGCAGTTCCTTCAGCAGCAGCCCTACGGCCCCTGGCTGCTCGGGATCGTGGCGGCCGGGCTGTTCGCCTTCGGCGCCTTCAGCGTCGTCCAGGCCGTCTACTGCCGCATCGACGGCGAGGCGGCGGAGCGTCAGATCCGCGCCATAGTGTGA